In the Ensifer adhaerens genome, one interval contains:
- a CDS encoding maleylacetate reductase, giving the protein MSLSFTYTGNPAHIVFGDGAAAKVADWVKRIQCQRALVLSTPHQRGDAQSLGSALGELAVGLFSGAVMHTPIDVTEMALKAVTETNADCVVSLGGGSTTGLGKAIAYRTGLPHIVIPTTYAGSEVTPILGQTEAGRKRTVKDPKILPQVVIYDPSLTTGLPVGLSMSSGLNAMAHAVEALYAQDRNPISTLMATEGLRAFRFGLPAVIADPSDLTARANALYGAWLCGTVLGTVGMALHHKICHTLGGSFDTPHAETHAIMLPHTAAFNAVAVPELLQPVAEIFGNSVGGGLWDFAKSIGAPLALRDLGLTESDLDKTSQIAIENPYWNPRPIERSSIRELLQRAWDGVRPE; this is encoded by the coding sequence ATGAGCCTTTCATTCACCTACACCGGGAACCCGGCACATATTGTTTTTGGCGACGGCGCCGCAGCGAAGGTCGCAGACTGGGTCAAGCGCATCCAGTGCCAGCGAGCCTTAGTTTTGTCCACGCCCCACCAACGCGGTGACGCCCAATCGTTGGGAAGCGCTCTCGGAGAACTTGCCGTTGGACTGTTTTCAGGCGCTGTAATGCATACCCCCATCGACGTCACGGAAATGGCCCTGAAGGCGGTGACCGAAACGAATGCCGACTGCGTGGTATCTCTCGGCGGTGGCTCGACAACTGGCCTCGGCAAAGCAATTGCGTACCGCACAGGTTTGCCGCATATCGTTATTCCCACCACATACGCTGGATCTGAAGTGACACCAATCCTTGGTCAAACCGAAGCGGGGCGCAAAAGGACTGTAAAAGATCCCAAAATCCTGCCTCAGGTCGTGATATATGATCCATCACTCACCACCGGATTGCCAGTCGGGCTGTCAATGAGCTCCGGCCTTAACGCGATGGCGCACGCCGTCGAGGCTCTTTATGCGCAGGACCGCAATCCGATCTCAACGCTTATGGCAACAGAAGGCTTGCGGGCTTTTCGGTTCGGTCTTCCCGCAGTTATCGCAGACCCGTCCGACCTGACAGCACGAGCGAACGCTCTTTATGGCGCCTGGCTGTGCGGCACCGTACTGGGGACGGTGGGCATGGCGCTTCATCACAAGATTTGCCACACTCTCGGGGGTTCGTTCGACACGCCGCACGCGGAAACACACGCGATTATGCTACCGCACACCGCGGCATTCAACGCCGTCGCTGTACCAGAACTCCTTCAGCCTGTGGCCGAGATCTTTGGCAACTCGGTTGGTGGTGGTCTTTGGGACTTCGCAAAATCAATCGGTGCCCCATTGGCTCTTCGCGATCTTGGGCTGACAGAGTCAGATCTGGACAAAACTAGCCAGATTGCAATTGAGAATCCGTATTGGAATCCACGACCAATCGAGCGCTCCTCGATCCGAGAATTGCTGCAGCGAGCGTGGGATGGAGTTCGTCCCGAATAG
- a CDS encoding dioxygenase, with protein MVSGRNMSPFTETTASAVFASRLPLSTQDRLPLLVAAVAKSAHDLIRDFRPTRAEWAKAIEFLTEVGHAADERRQEWVLLADLIGASALVEEINSRRPKTATPNTIRGPFFRTDAPQRAIGSEISLDRIGDPLCVSLRVVDLDGQPIPSAIIITWQANSQGFYENQQPDLQPEHNLRGKFCTDGDGRINYRTIMPRGYLVPRDGPAGRLLAEAGCSLFRPAHIQFVVSAEGFETITTHIYDKDDPKLHLDALFGVKPELIRDFRPKSGDCKSKQLDFTFVMVRKKPETL; from the coding sequence ATGGTGTCAGGCCGTAATATGTCCCCGTTCACCGAAACCACCGCTTCCGCGGTGTTCGCTAGCCGGTTGCCGTTGAGTACACAGGACCGGTTACCGCTGCTGGTGGCGGCTGTCGCCAAGAGTGCACATGATCTAATAAGAGACTTCAGACCCACGAGGGCTGAATGGGCGAAGGCTATTGAATTCCTGACAGAAGTGGGCCACGCCGCTGACGAGCGCAGGCAAGAATGGGTGCTGCTTGCCGACCTGATTGGCGCTTCCGCCCTTGTAGAAGAGATTAATTCGCGACGCCCCAAAACGGCGACTCCAAACACAATCCGCGGACCGTTTTTCCGGACCGATGCACCACAACGAGCGATCGGCAGTGAAATTTCGCTCGATCGCATCGGAGACCCGCTTTGTGTCTCGCTTCGCGTTGTTGACCTCGACGGACAGCCAATTCCGTCCGCAATAATTATAACCTGGCAGGCGAACTCTCAAGGCTTCTACGAGAACCAGCAACCCGATCTGCAACCCGAGCACAATTTGCGAGGCAAGTTTTGCACGGATGGGGATGGTCGCATCAATTACCGAACAATTATGCCTCGGGGTTACCTTGTACCTCGTGACGGCCCGGCAGGACGGCTGTTGGCTGAAGCTGGATGCTCGCTGTTTCGGCCTGCACATATTCAATTCGTTGTAAGCGCCGAGGGGTTCGAGACTATTACCACACACATTTACGACAAGGATGATCCCAAACTTCATCTGGATGCACTGTTCGGCGTCAAACCCGAGCTAATTCGGGACTTTCGACCTAAGAGTGGTGACTGCAAATCGAAGCAACTCGACTTCACTTTCGTAATGGTACGCAAAAAGCCGGAGACTTTGTAA
- a CDS encoding LysR family transcriptional regulator — protein MKIDERHLMQLAAVVQAGGVTEGAALLGLAQPGVSRTLSLLEKRVGEPLFVRSKRPLQPTPLGRALAEHGQAILNAARKASDTIESFRIGKSGVVRVGGTPFFMDALIAPMIAEFQNNHPDVRVDLTYGYFSDLRAALNADQIDLAICPFDLLGEGSGLVFRPIMPGRNVVACSVTHPLLLKRHLEPSHMLEYPWISPPPGSPLLVDFRSMLLSIGGTDIKIRYSGGSLMSIAHYLRGSEALAIMPHSVVFALRNDRSVSALPVSIPHPERALGLLSRGDALHMPAVDQFAQYVEVAFGNLKTLIKRHEQSVVWGH, from the coding sequence ATGAAGATCGACGAGAGACATCTTATGCAGCTCGCTGCTGTTGTTCAGGCCGGAGGCGTTACCGAAGGTGCTGCCTTGCTGGGTCTTGCACAGCCAGGAGTTTCTCGAACCCTTTCACTGTTAGAAAAGCGGGTCGGAGAACCATTGTTCGTCCGGTCGAAGAGACCATTGCAGCCCACACCGCTCGGCAGAGCGCTGGCTGAGCATGGTCAAGCGATCCTGAATGCCGCTCGCAAGGCCTCGGACACGATTGAGAGCTTTCGGATCGGGAAGAGCGGTGTCGTGAGAGTAGGCGGGACGCCGTTCTTTATGGATGCTCTTATTGCACCGATGATAGCTGAATTTCAGAATAATCATCCAGATGTACGAGTGGACCTCACGTACGGCTACTTTTCCGATCTGCGGGCTGCGTTAAACGCGGATCAGATCGACCTTGCAATCTGTCCATTTGACTTGCTGGGTGAGGGGTCTGGACTAGTCTTTCGCCCGATAATGCCGGGGCGGAATGTAGTTGCTTGTAGCGTCACACATCCGCTTCTGTTGAAGCGGCATCTCGAGCCATCCCATATGCTGGAGTATCCCTGGATATCCCCTCCGCCGGGGAGCCCTCTGCTGGTCGATTTCCGGAGTATGCTGCTGTCTATCGGCGGGACGGACATCAAAATTCGTTACTCTGGCGGTTCGTTGATGAGCATCGCTCATTATCTTCGAGGTTCCGAGGCGCTGGCTATAATGCCGCACAGCGTAGTGTTTGCACTTAGGAACGACAGATCAGTTTCAGCACTCCCGGTCTCGATACCTCACCCGGAACGAGCCCTTGGTTTGCTCAGCAGAGGTGATGCACTACACATGCCAGCGGTCGATCAGTTTGCTCAGTATGTCGAAGTTGCATTCGGAAACCTGAAGACCTTGATCAAGCGACACGAGCAGTCAGTTGTTTGGGGTCATTGA
- a CDS encoding ABC transporter substrate-binding protein, with the protein MKSGFISFAGPAYKLLVGGAFLWCSLGSASAQDAVKIGFPLFLSGPGAASVGEPSRNAAELVVEALNAGTLPAPYNKVGLNGAVIDAKYIDESGNLASVVTEYRNLVQRDEVDVVLGYFSSANCHAVAPIADELNTLTVLYGCGTSSLFAGHSYKYSFATAPHTTSDNVAAARYLAKRFPEMKVYSGINNNYSWGQENWRDFNLAMKTLLPQAAVGKELYTKLFAGDYGAEISALLSSGSTVVQSSFWGSDLETLAMQGAARGLPLRSPFVFTVGEQMLPGHPENMPDGTIIGARGANGNLAPDNQLSNWFQQAYYEKYNVRPNFPAYQMFQSILGVKAAWEKASGANVEGKPPVEALANAFRYMEYDAAGGTIKMAIGGGHQAVQDVPVGVYTFDRASSQPKVTDVEVFPAMCVNPPDGMTASEWLEKGMPGAKC; encoded by the coding sequence ATGAAGTCAGGTTTCATCTCATTCGCAGGGCCAGCCTATAAACTGTTGGTTGGTGGTGCTTTTCTTTGGTGCTCTCTCGGTAGCGCTTCGGCGCAAGACGCCGTCAAAATCGGTTTCCCGCTTTTCTTGAGTGGGCCGGGCGCGGCCTCAGTGGGTGAGCCCAGTCGGAATGCTGCCGAATTGGTCGTCGAGGCGTTGAATGCGGGGACTTTGCCCGCCCCCTATAACAAAGTCGGCCTGAATGGGGCGGTAATCGACGCGAAATACATCGACGAGTCAGGAAACCTTGCATCAGTCGTTACGGAATACAGAAACCTTGTTCAGCGCGACGAGGTGGACGTTGTCCTGGGATATTTTTCGTCTGCGAACTGCCACGCGGTGGCTCCGATCGCGGACGAATTGAACACTCTTACCGTTCTCTACGGTTGTGGAACATCGTCTTTGTTCGCTGGGCACAGCTACAAATATAGCTTTGCGACTGCACCCCACACCACATCGGATAACGTCGCGGCCGCTCGCTACCTTGCCAAGCGTTTCCCGGAGATGAAGGTCTACTCCGGTATTAACAACAATTATTCTTGGGGCCAAGAAAACTGGCGTGACTTCAATCTCGCGATGAAAACCTTGCTCCCTCAAGCCGCTGTTGGCAAAGAGCTATACACTAAGCTGTTTGCGGGTGACTACGGCGCAGAGATCTCCGCATTGCTTTCAAGCGGATCAACCGTTGTCCAATCCAGTTTCTGGGGCAGTGACCTCGAAACGTTGGCGATGCAGGGTGCCGCCAGAGGGCTGCCACTCAGAAGCCCCTTTGTGTTCACTGTTGGCGAGCAGATGCTCCCGGGCCACCCTGAAAATATGCCGGATGGAACGATCATAGGTGCGAGAGGAGCAAACGGGAATCTTGCTCCAGACAATCAGCTAAGTAACTGGTTTCAACAGGCCTACTACGAGAAATACAATGTGCGGCCCAATTTCCCCGCATACCAGATGTTCCAGAGCATCCTTGGCGTGAAGGCAGCTTGGGAGAAAGCTTCCGGGGCTAACGTGGAGGGAAAGCCGCCAGTCGAGGCGCTCGCCAACGCATTCCGGTACATGGAGTATGACGCAGCGGGTGGAACAATCAAAATGGCTATCGGTGGCGGGCATCAAGCTGTCCAGGATGTTCCGGTTGGCGTCTACACCTTTGACAGGGCTTCATCTCAACCGAAAGTCACCGACGTCGAAGTCTTTCCCGCGATGTGTGTCAATCCGCCAGATGGGATGACCGCATCGGAGTGGCTTGAAAAGGGAATGCCCGGCGCGAAGTGCTGA
- a CDS encoding branched-chain amino acid ABC transporter permease, with protein sequence MTLGLILADGLVYAAWLFIISIGLTLICGVMKILNVAHGAVYAIGAYTAAAAIGAYAQSGLPAAWVYVIMALSAVLTGGVVGLLLERIVLRQLYSRDEIIAVLATFAIFLILEDLLLMVFGRQTIFAYAPYTALGSLQIGDLVVARYDVALIILAAVMAAGLWWFLHRTKFGRILFVVIYSRETATAFGVDVRKVFVATFVAGSILAALGGAFTAPKISVAPGMGVEVIVIAFAIVAVGGMGSIQGALAAALLVGVFRAAAVHLVPSIEMFVVYLVMAAVLAVRPYGLFTRSKPRVI encoded by the coding sequence ATGACACTGGGCCTCATTCTTGCCGACGGGCTGGTATACGCCGCTTGGCTATTCATCATTTCTATTGGACTGACGTTGATCTGTGGCGTCATGAAGATTTTGAACGTCGCTCATGGCGCGGTTTATGCGATTGGCGCGTATACCGCTGCGGCAGCTATTGGGGCTTATGCCCAATCTGGGCTTCCGGCCGCCTGGGTCTACGTGATCATGGCGCTTTCCGCCGTCCTTACCGGCGGCGTCGTTGGTCTTTTGCTCGAACGGATCGTGCTGCGACAGCTGTATAGCCGCGACGAAATCATCGCGGTATTAGCGACCTTCGCTATCTTTCTTATTCTTGAGGACCTGCTGCTAATGGTCTTTGGGCGGCAGACGATATTCGCTTATGCGCCGTACACGGCGTTGGGGTCGTTGCAGATTGGAGACTTGGTCGTCGCCCGGTATGACGTGGCCTTGATCATTCTCGCCGCGGTTATGGCTGCGGGTCTGTGGTGGTTTCTTCATCGAACCAAGTTCGGTCGGATCCTTTTTGTGGTCATTTATAGCCGAGAGACAGCAACCGCTTTTGGTGTCGATGTTCGGAAGGTTTTTGTCGCCACGTTTGTGGCGGGATCTATCCTCGCTGCGCTCGGGGGGGCATTCACAGCACCAAAGATCTCAGTGGCGCCGGGCATGGGGGTCGAAGTCATTGTCATTGCGTTTGCGATAGTTGCTGTTGGTGGCATGGGGTCAATCCAAGGAGCGCTGGCGGCAGCTCTGCTTGTAGGTGTATTCCGCGCTGCCGCTGTCCATCTTGTACCGTCTATCGAGATGTTTGTCGTCTATCTCGTCATGGCCGCTGTTCTTGCAGTTCGCCCGTACGGGCTTTTCACACGATCGAAGCCGAGGGTGATTTAG
- a CDS encoding branched-chain amino acid ABC transporter permease: MRDKFFLLLMSTLGLSVVAVAAPVWLLSLATVAAGTGLVVLGLLVLWRSGLVPFGQALYFATGAYSVALAVRAGLTTDAFLLLIIASISSGTLAAVAGCLLSRYREIFFAMLSLALSMILYGVLVQSQYFGSTDGIHVGTATFLTAAPTSSSYVTLLFLLAWVLTVFAARGITWFLKSVAGNLSGLIRQNEVRIEYMRFSVGKLVHLNLIIAGVLAGAGGGLTALSIGHVDPSFAYWTTSGEFVFVTILVGTTSVPGAIIGSFLFVLLRSTAMSLVPEAWQLILGSVLLLTILFMPQGIGALVVRMFRRRVQS; this comes from the coding sequence ATGCGAGACAAATTCTTCCTCCTTCTCATGTCCACTTTAGGTTTGTCCGTTGTTGCCGTTGCGGCCCCAGTCTGGTTGCTTTCGTTGGCAACGGTCGCCGCCGGTACTGGATTGGTCGTCCTGGGCCTTTTGGTTCTGTGGCGATCTGGTCTAGTCCCATTCGGCCAAGCTCTCTATTTTGCGACAGGCGCTTACAGCGTGGCTCTGGCCGTACGTGCTGGTTTGACGACTGATGCCTTTCTGCTTCTAATCATAGCGTCCATAAGCTCGGGCACTTTGGCGGCAGTCGCCGGATGCCTCCTGTCACGCTATCGCGAGATCTTTTTCGCGATGCTAAGTCTAGCGCTTTCTATGATCCTCTACGGCGTTCTCGTGCAGTCGCAGTATTTTGGTTCCACAGATGGCATTCATGTCGGGACCGCAACGTTCCTGACGGCAGCTCCCACGAGCTCCAGCTATGTTACTTTGCTGTTCCTGCTTGCATGGGTGCTGACTGTGTTTGCTGCCCGGGGGATCACTTGGTTCCTAAAATCCGTTGCCGGGAACTTGTCGGGGTTGATACGGCAAAACGAGGTTCGCATTGAGTATATGCGCTTTTCGGTCGGGAAGCTCGTACACCTCAATCTCATTATCGCGGGAGTTCTGGCGGGAGCAGGCGGTGGTTTGACCGCGCTCTCTATAGGGCACGTAGACCCGTCATTTGCCTATTGGACCACTTCTGGCGAATTCGTCTTTGTCACGATCCTTGTAGGAACAACGTCTGTGCCGGGAGCCATTATCGGCAGCTTTTTGTTTGTTCTGCTGCGATCGACCGCAATGTCGTTGGTACCAGAGGCGTGGCAGTTAATATTGGGCTCTGTGCTGCTCCTAACCATTCTTTTCATGCCGCAAGGTATTGGCGCTCTCGTGGTTCGGATGTTTCGGAGGAGAGTGCAGTCATGA
- a CDS encoding ABC transporter ATP-binding protein codes for MTQHLLSVRGLEKSFGAVVAARSIDCDLAEGEVVGVIGSNGAGKTTFVNMITGHLRPTAGRIMFGGTDIAGVPSRLLVGLGISRSFQIAQIFPALTALENVCAAAAVIQSKAKLGAAVRKRFAAPEIATEGRELLEAFGIDQYQNSPAGELAQGVRKILDIAMACASRPRLLLLDEPTAGVSLDERDGLMQQAVSALKSRGTTIVFVEHDMDIVRSYSDRVLAFYDGQIIGDGTAADVLSREKIREFIIGSSKRTACA; via the coding sequence ATGACACAGCATCTTCTTTCCGTTCGGGGACTGGAAAAATCTTTCGGTGCCGTTGTGGCAGCTCGCTCGATTGACTGTGACCTCGCCGAGGGTGAGGTCGTCGGAGTAATTGGCTCAAACGGCGCTGGGAAAACGACTTTCGTCAACATGATAACGGGTCATCTTCGGCCCACTGCGGGCCGGATTATGTTCGGTGGTACAGATATAGCCGGGGTGCCGTCGCGCTTGTTGGTGGGTTTGGGGATTTCGCGCTCGTTTCAGATTGCCCAAATATTCCCCGCGTTAACCGCGCTCGAGAATGTGTGCGCAGCTGCCGCCGTGATTCAAAGTAAAGCCAAACTGGGCGCTGCTGTGCGCAAGCGATTTGCCGCTCCAGAGATCGCGACAGAGGGACGGGAACTACTGGAGGCATTTGGGATTGATCAGTATCAAAATTCTCCTGCGGGCGAGTTGGCGCAGGGCGTTCGCAAAATCCTAGATATCGCGATGGCGTGCGCGAGCAGGCCAAGATTGCTGCTTCTCGATGAGCCCACGGCAGGCGTGTCGTTAGACGAACGGGATGGCTTAATGCAGCAAGCAGTGAGTGCTTTGAAGTCGCGCGGGACAACGATTGTATTCGTTGAGCACGATATGGATATCGTTCGGAGCTATTCAGATCGTGTCTTGGCATTTTACGACGGACAGATCATCGGCGATGGCACCGCGGCCGACGTACTATCGCGAGAGAAGATTCGTGAGTTCATCATCGGTTCGAGCAAACGGACGGCATGCGCATGA
- a CDS encoding ABC transporter ATP-binding protein — translation MTTLNVERLTVHIGPLAVVKDASFSVKSGVVCGLVGPNGAGKTTLMRGLMGALPVTGSVTFGDFDLTKVAPHRRVFHGIGYMPGDRQLVPELSVGENIALPGWTTRDEATTERLEEIYTLIPELAVAKDRPCLALSGGQQKLVALARAIMGGQRLLLLDEPFEGLAPVLVQRLAEILAKLRGRGASILISDSYETHLHGLVDVVRYIERGAVLAADHEAERHTS, via the coding sequence ATGACCACTTTGAATGTTGAACGGTTAACGGTACATATTGGGCCGCTTGCTGTGGTAAAGGATGCATCATTCAGCGTGAAGTCCGGCGTGGTGTGCGGGCTTGTCGGCCCAAACGGGGCCGGAAAGACCACCCTTATGCGAGGGCTGATGGGCGCTCTGCCGGTGACCGGAAGCGTCACGTTTGGTGACTTCGACCTCACAAAGGTGGCGCCGCACAGGCGGGTATTTCACGGCATTGGCTACATGCCGGGTGACCGGCAGCTTGTTCCAGAACTCAGCGTGGGGGAGAATATAGCCCTTCCAGGGTGGACGACACGGGATGAGGCAACCACAGAGCGACTCGAGGAAATATACACGCTCATTCCGGAACTCGCGGTGGCAAAGGATCGACCTTGTCTAGCGCTTTCGGGCGGCCAGCAGAAGCTCGTCGCACTCGCTCGCGCAATTATGGGCGGGCAACGGCTCCTGTTGCTCGACGAACCGTTTGAGGGATTGGCGCCTGTACTCGTCCAGCGGCTCGCGGAGATACTCGCGAAGCTCAGGGGTCGCGGAGCGAGCATTCTCATCTCTGATTCCTATGAAACGCACCTGCACGGTCTTGTTGACGTGGTGCGATATATCGAACGAGGCGCCGTACTCGCGGCCGACCACGAAGCGGAAAGGCATACTTCATGA
- a CDS encoding NIPSNAP family protein, which yields MIIDERTYTIQPTRVNDYLDLYKHMGMAVQTRILGGLIGFYTVEIGDVNQLVHMWSYESIEARARLRSELWANSEWLIYVDALRRTGWLLHQSNRILVPSILPPAA from the coding sequence ATGATTATCGATGAGCGTACGTATACCATTCAGCCGACTCGGGTTAACGACTACCTCGACCTCTACAAGCACATGGGAATGGCCGTTCAAACTCGTATTCTGGGCGGTCTGATCGGGTTTTATACCGTAGAGATTGGCGATGTTAATCAGCTCGTTCACATGTGGTCCTATGAGAGCATCGAAGCGAGAGCGAGGCTCCGCTCGGAACTCTGGGCGAATTCCGAATGGCTCATCTATGTCGATGCACTTCGACGGACCGGGTGGTTGTTGCATCAGTCGAACAGGATCCTGGTTCCGAGCATTCTTCCCCCCGCCGCATGA
- a CDS encoding SH3 domain-containing protein, translated as MAASYRNLWIIVGMTVTATVLANMSAKPKSRTSPNFEVSQREQNLPSTRTTSETSNTSPLPTVRTRNPGTGTQPASTQPGSVKEFRDIDAEFKSSFDTAARVALASPTVQTPVPIEQPVPETALPSLQTREIQSDPKVFDLETQTPLDAGTSTLGTGLTSTNLNMREGPAANYLLVDTLPTGAVVSILEEENGWLHVREVSSGRQGWVNGSYIARTRD; from the coding sequence ATGGCCGCGTCCTACCGGAACCTCTGGATCATTGTGGGGATGACTGTCACGGCGACGGTGCTCGCGAACATGTCGGCAAAGCCCAAAAGCCGGACATCGCCCAACTTCGAAGTGAGCCAGCGAGAGCAGAACCTACCGTCGACTAGAACCACGAGCGAGACGTCAAACACGTCGCCTCTGCCTACGGTGAGGACCAGAAACCCAGGAACCGGAACTCAGCCAGCAAGCACGCAGCCTGGGAGCGTAAAGGAGTTCAGAGACATCGATGCCGAGTTCAAATCGTCGTTCGACACGGCGGCGCGCGTAGCGCTCGCTTCACCCACTGTCCAAACGCCCGTACCAATCGAACAGCCCGTCCCCGAGACCGCTCTACCGTCTCTGCAGACCCGAGAAATCCAATCGGACCCCAAGGTCTTCGACCTTGAGACGCAAACCCCGCTTGATGCTGGAACTTCTACATTGGGAACGGGGCTGACCAGTACGAATCTGAACATGCGTGAGGGCCCTGCGGCTAACTACCTGCTGGTCGACACCCTGCCAACTGGCGCTGTCGTATCGATCCTCGAGGAAGAGAACGGTTGGCTGCATGTCCGCGAAGTCTCAAGCGGACGGCAAGGATGGGTAAACGGAAGCTACATCGCGAGAACGCGCGATTGA